The following are from one region of the Leptospira terpstrae serovar Hualin str. LT 11-33 = ATCC 700639 genome:
- a CDS encoding OsmC family protein, with amino-acid sequence MTAVFEDKVVVSTAKTKYETKIKVGKHSLIADEPADKEGTDLGPMPTELLASSLGACTSITVRMYADKKEYPLDSVEVHVTIDKRSPEDHKFSRELFLSGNLSPEQRERLLTVANACPVHKILSGKIEIETKLG; translated from the coding sequence ATGACAGCAGTATTCGAAGATAAGGTGGTGGTATCCACCGCCAAAACAAAGTATGAAACAAAAATCAAAGTTGGAAAACATAGTTTGATTGCAGACGAACCAGCGGATAAAGAAGGAACGGATCTAGGTCCTATGCCTACCGAGTTACTTGCTTCTTCTTTAGGAGCCTGCACATCGATTACAGTTAGGATGTACGCGGATAAAAAAGAATATCCTTTAGATTCTGTAGAAGTTCATGTAACGATTGATAAACGGTCACCAGAGGATCACAAATTTTCACGAGAACTTTTCCTTTCTGGAAATTTATCACCCGAACAGAGAGAAAGATTACTTACGGTTGCAAATGCCTGCCCGGTACACAAAATTCTTTCTGGAAAAATTGAAATAGAAACGAAACTAGGGTAG
- the csrA gene encoding carbon storage regulator CsrA — translation MLVLARRSNQSIMIGDDIEIVIVDIKGDQVKIGVKAPKNVSVHRAEVYKEIQEENKKAAGANIKPEDLGKLGDLFKKKT, via the coding sequence GTGTTAGTTCTTGCGAGGAGGAGTAACCAATCAATCATGATCGGTGACGATATTGAAATTGTCATCGTAGATATAAAGGGTGATCAAGTAAAGATTGGTGTCAAAGCTCCCAAAAATGTTTCTGTTCATCGTGCAGAAGTATATAAAGAAATCCAAGAAGAAAACAAAAAAGCAGCCGGTGCCAACATCAAACCAGAAGATTTGGGCAAACTTGGAGATTTGTTCAAAAAGAAAACTTAA
- a CDS encoding lysophospholipid acyltransferase family protein — MKRKFLVWLLPLVVVWFQRLIGLTSRFRFLTNEPYEDLFRNKKPYIYSIWHTNVLYSPYLHRGKNVAVLISESKDGDYINQVVHRFGNTSIRGSSSKGGSKALKAVIQHLKKGLPAAFTPDGPRGPAFILQPGVIAAAQVTQVPIVPFHYECSRQWILERAWDKHRVPKPFTTFVVSYGEPMFVPRDLNEAEFEAMRLKVEEAMLNNRNRAIAEAERIFKGESK, encoded by the coding sequence TTGAAACGTAAATTTTTAGTTTGGTTGTTACCTCTCGTTGTCGTTTGGTTCCAACGTTTGATTGGTCTTACTTCTAGGTTTCGTTTTCTCACAAACGAACCATACGAAGATTTATTCAGAAACAAAAAACCTTATATTTATTCCATTTGGCATACGAACGTTTTGTACTCTCCCTATTTGCATCGAGGGAAAAACGTAGCTGTTTTGATTTCTGAATCTAAAGATGGGGATTACATCAACCAAGTGGTCCACCGGTTCGGAAACACTAGCATTCGAGGCAGTAGTTCGAAAGGAGGGTCTAAAGCCTTAAAGGCAGTGATCCAACATTTAAAAAAAGGTCTTCCTGCTGCTTTTACTCCCGATGGTCCACGTGGCCCTGCTTTCATTCTCCAACCTGGAGTCATTGCCGCTGCCCAGGTGACTCAAGTACCTATTGTTCCTTTTCATTATGAATGCAGCCGGCAATGGATTTTGGAAAGAGCTTGGGACAAACATAGGGTCCCAAAACCTTTTACTACTTTTGTTGTTTCTTATGGAGAACCTATGTTTGTGCCTCGAGATTTGAATGAAGCGGAATTTGAAGCGATGCGTCTAAAAGTAGAAGAAGCGATGTTAAACAACCGCAATCGTGCCATAGCGGAAGCAGAACGAATTTTTAAAGGAGAATCCAAATGA